The following are from one region of the Canis lupus familiaris isolate Mischka breed German Shepherd chromosome 30, alternate assembly UU_Cfam_GSD_1.0, whole genome shotgun sequence genome:
- the OR4N5 gene encoding olfactory receptor family 4 subfamily N member 5 gives METENSTVLTDFILLGLTQSQHVQLLVFVLVLGFYLIILPGNFLIILTIRSDPGLTAPLYFFLGNLAFLDASYSFIVAPRMLVDFLSKKKIISYRGCITQLFFLHFLGAGEMFLLVVMAFDRYIAICHPLHYSTIMNPRVCYTLLLALWLGGFAHSIVQVALILHLPFCGPNQLDNFFCDVPQVIKLACTDTFVVELLMVSNSGLLTLLCFLGLLASYAVILCRVKGHSSEGKNKALSTCTTHIIIVFLMFGPAIFIYTRPFRAFPADKVVSLFHTVIFPLMNPVIYTLRNQEVKASMKRLLSRHMAC, from the coding sequence ATGGAGACAGAGAACAGCACAGTGTTGACAGACTTCATTCTCTTGGGTCTGACCCAGTCTCAACATGTTCAGCTCCTGGTCTTCGTGCTTGTCTTAGGTTTCTATCTCATCATCCTCCCTGGAAACTTCCTTATCATCCTCACCATCAGATCAGACCCTGGCCTCACAGCCCCCCTCTACTTCTTTCTGGGAAACTTGGCTTTCCTGGATGCATCCTACTCTTTCATTGTGGCTCCCAGGATGCTGGTGGACTTCctctccaagaagaaaataatctccTACAGAGGTTGCATCACTCAGCTCTTTTTCTTGCACTTCCTGGGGGCGGGGGAAATGTTCCTTCTTGTTGTGATGGCCTTTGACCGCTACATCGCCATCTGTCATCCCTTGCACTATTCCACCATCATGAACCCTAGAGTCTGCTACACCTTGCTGCTGGCCCTGTGGCTTGGGGGATTTGCTCATTCCATTGTACAAGTAGCCCTTATTCTCCACTTGCCGTTCTGTGGCCCCAACCAGTTGGATAACTTCTTCTGTGATGTGCCGCAAGTCATCAAGCTGGCCTGCACAGACACCTTTGTGGTGGAGCTCCTGATGGTCTCCAACAGTGGCCTGCTCACTCTGCTGTGCTTCCTGGGACTTCTGGCCTCCTATGCAGTCATCCTCTGCCGTGTGAAGGGACACTCCTCTGAAGGGAAGAACAAGGCTCTTTCCACATGTACTACACACATTATCATTGTGTTTCTCATGTTTGGACCTGCCATCTTCATCTACACTCGACCCTTCAGAGCCTTCCCAGCTGACAAAGTAGTTTCTCTCTTTCACACAGTCATCTTTCCTTTGATGAACCCTGTGATTTATACGCTTCGCAACCAAGAAGTGAAAGCTTCCATGAAGAGGTTATTGAGTCGTCACATGGCTTGCTGA